A section of the Candidatus Methylomirabilota bacterium genome encodes:
- a CDS encoding hydantoinase/oxoprolinase family protein yields the protein MRSSVGVDVGGTFTDLVAREGSGRLRACKVPTTPASLARGVLNGLATVRAAAGPPASVAHGTTVVTNAIVEGRGARVGLVTTRGFRDVLEIQRMSRLHLYDLRLPPKPPPLVERPLRLEVSERVGPDGAVLLPLALDDLPAVAEKFARAGVESVAICLLHSYANPAHERALKAALAPHFAHLSVSSEINAEFREYERTSTTVLNAAVMPLTSRYLAELVAALGREAPGAALHLLHSAGGMMSPEAARARPLAMAASGPAAGVAAAAHLARGLGLARALAFDMGGTTTDVCLIADGIAETSAQRKLAGYPVRLPMVAVESIGAGGGSIAYADAGTLKVGPRSAGAEPGPASYGLGGTEPTVTDAGLVLGYLDPGRVYGGAIRLDPGRAAAAVEALGRRFGLSAVEMAHGVVEVAGANMLRALRLVSVQRGYDLRDFALIAYGGAGPVHAGALARQAGIARIVVPVHSGAFSALGCLVSPLRYDAVQTWRARLDAWDPKPAEDRFRELEERCLAPLLDEGIAAADIALARSADLRYTGQNYELEVPWRSDAGALRDGFEARHRRLYGYATGESVECVNLRVVARARDASAALPELEPRGDAGPVGAQRAWFPETGEVRLPLHDRAALVPQRPVAGPALIVDEWSTTLVYPGQRCAADRFGNLVIEVGP from the coding sequence ATGCGAAGCAGCGTCGGCGTCGACGTCGGCGGCACGTTCACGGACCTCGTGGCGCGCGAGGGATCCGGGCGCCTCCGGGCCTGCAAGGTCCCGACGACGCCGGCGAGCCTCGCGCGCGGCGTGCTCAACGGGCTCGCGACCGTGCGCGCCGCCGCCGGGCCGCCCGCGTCGGTGGCCCACGGCACCACCGTCGTCACCAACGCGATCGTCGAGGGGCGCGGGGCTCGGGTGGGTCTCGTCACGACGCGCGGCTTCCGTGACGTGCTCGAGATCCAGCGGATGAGCCGTCTCCACCTCTACGACCTCCGGCTGCCCCCGAAGCCCCCGCCCCTCGTCGAGCGGCCGCTCCGGCTGGAGGTCAGCGAGCGCGTGGGACCGGACGGCGCGGTCCTGCTGCCGCTGGCGCTCGACGACCTCCCCGCCGTCGCCGAGAAGTTCGCGCGCGCGGGCGTCGAGAGCGTCGCGATCTGCCTGCTCCACAGCTACGCCAACCCGGCCCACGAGCGGGCGCTCAAGGCCGCGCTCGCCCCGCACTTCGCCCACCTCTCGGTCTCGAGCGAGATCAACGCGGAGTTCCGCGAGTACGAGCGCACCTCGACCACGGTCCTCAACGCCGCCGTGATGCCGCTCACGAGCCGCTACCTCGCCGAGCTGGTCGCGGCGCTCGGCCGCGAGGCGCCCGGCGCCGCGCTCCACCTCCTGCACTCCGCCGGCGGCATGATGTCGCCGGAGGCCGCGCGCGCCCGGCCGCTCGCGATGGCGGCGTCGGGCCCGGCGGCGGGCGTGGCGGCCGCCGCGCACCTGGCGCGCGGGCTGGGGCTCGCACGCGCGCTCGCGTTCGACATGGGCGGGACGACGACCGACGTCTGCCTGATCGCCGACGGCATCGCCGAGACCTCCGCGCAGCGCAAGCTCGCAGGCTACCCGGTGCGCCTGCCGATGGTCGCCGTCGAGTCGATCGGCGCCGGCGGCGGCTCCATCGCCTATGCCGATGCGGGCACGCTTAAGGTCGGCCCGCGCAGCGCGGGCGCCGAGCCGGGGCCCGCGTCTTACGGCCTCGGCGGGACGGAGCCGACCGTCACCGACGCCGGCCTCGTCCTCGGCTACCTCGATCCGGGCCGCGTGTACGGCGGCGCGATCCGCCTCGATCCTGGACGCGCCGCGGCCGCCGTCGAGGCGCTGGGCCGCCGGTTCGGGCTCTCGGCCGTCGAGATGGCCCACGGCGTCGTGGAGGTCGCCGGCGCGAACATGCTGCGGGCGCTCCGCCTCGTCTCCGTCCAGCGCGGCTACGACCTCCGCGACTTCGCGCTGATCGCCTACGGCGGCGCCGGGCCCGTGCACGCCGGCGCGCTCGCGCGGCAGGCGGGGATCGCCCGCATCGTGGTGCCGGTGCACTCCGGAGCCTTCTCGGCGCTCGGTTGCCTCGTGTCGCCGCTCCGCTACGACGCCGTGCAGACCTGGCGCGCGCGGCTCGACGCCTGGGACCCGAAGCCCGCCGAGGACCGGTTCCGGGAGCTGGAGGAGCGCTGTCTGGCACCGCTGCTCGACGAAGGCATCGCGGCCGCGGACATCGCGCTCGCGCGGAGCGCGGACCTGCGCTACACGGGACAGAACTACGAGCTGGAGGTCCCCTGGCGAAGCGACGCGGGCGCGCTCCGCGACGGCTTCGAGGCGCGGCACCGGCGGCTCTACGGCTACGCCACCGGCGAGAGCGTCGAGTGCGTGAACCTCCGCGTGGTGGCCCGGGCGCGGGACGCGTCGGCCGCCCTCCCGGAGCTCGAGCCGCGGGGCGACGCCGGGCCGGTCGGCGCCCAGCGCGCGTGGTTCCCCGAGACGGGTGAGGTCCGGCTTCCGCTGCACGACCGGGCCGCGCTCGTGCCGCAGCGCCCGGTCGCGGGGCCGGCGCTGATCGTGGACGAGTGGTCGACGACCCTCGTCTACCCGGGCCAGCGCTGCGCGGCCGACCGCTTCGGGAATCTCGTCATCGAGGTCGGCCCATGA
- a CDS encoding addiction module protein, whose product MFEASFAFLMVGHGVGQRKGCLRTCHVAATIQPGSKKASAEAVGTRHERVIGISAMGSPARQLESKALKLPVRERARLAERLLSSLDDQTDPDAEKLWVEEAERRLEELRSGTVTSRPAESVFRKARSRLR is encoded by the coding sequence ATGTTTGAGGCCTCATTCGCCTTTCTGATGGTTGGCCACGGCGTCGGGCAAAGGAAGGGTTGCCTGCGCACCTGCCATGTAGCCGCAACAATACAGCCAGGCAGCAAGAAGGCGTCAGCAGAAGCTGTGGGCACCCGCCACGAACGTGTGATAGGAATATCAGCGATGGGAAGTCCAGCGCGGCAGCTCGAATCGAAGGCTCTGAAACTACCGGTGCGCGAGCGCGCGCGACTGGCGGAGCGACTCCTCTCGAGCCTTGACGATCAGACGGATCCGGACGCTGAGAAACTCTGGGTCGAGGAGGCGGAGCGACGGCTTGAGGAACTACGCTCCGGCACCGTAACAAGCAGACCAGCTGAGAGTGTCTTCAGGAAGGCTCGATCCAGGCTTCGGTGA
- a CDS encoding SDR family NAD(P)-dependent oxidoreductase yields MTRSLEDRIAIVTGAAKGMGREICLALAGEGAHVVLAAREAGPLQALAREVEALGRRALAEPTDVTDEAAVRTLVERTLATFGGRIDILVNGAGVTGPIETPVWEIKSEDWDHVLAVNLRGTFLPTKHVLPTMIAQRYGKIVNISGTSGLRGYKHRAAYSSSKWALRGFTRTVALEVGAYNVNVNAVHPGIVAGDRMDRLCREKARARGSSPAAVHDEYVQDMALRRVTTAHDIANAVCFLASDASKNMTGQSVTVDGGWDV; encoded by the coding sequence ATGACGCGGAGTCTCGAGGACAGGATCGCGATCGTGACCGGCGCGGCCAAGGGCATGGGCCGCGAGATCTGCCTCGCGCTCGCCGGCGAGGGCGCGCACGTGGTCCTCGCCGCGCGCGAGGCCGGGCCGCTCCAGGCCCTCGCCCGTGAAGTCGAGGCCCTCGGCCGCCGCGCGCTCGCAGAGCCCACGGACGTCACCGACGAAGCCGCGGTGCGCACGCTCGTCGAGCGCACGCTCGCCACGTTCGGAGGACGGATCGACATCCTGGTCAACGGCGCCGGCGTCACCGGGCCGATCGAAACACCGGTCTGGGAGATCAAGAGCGAGGACTGGGACCACGTGCTCGCGGTGAACCTCCGGGGCACGTTCCTGCCGACCAAGCACGTGCTGCCGACGATGATCGCCCAGCGCTACGGCAAGATCGTCAACATCAGCGGCACCTCGGGCCTGCGCGGCTACAAGCACCGCGCGGCGTACTCCTCCTCGAAGTGGGCGCTCCGCGGCTTCACGCGCACCGTGGCGCTCGAGGTCGGGGCCTACAACGTGAACGTCAACGCCGTCCACCCCGGCATCGTGGCCGGCGACCGCATGGACCGCCTCTGCCGCGAGAAGGCGCGCGCCCGCGGCTCCTCGCCCGCCGCGGTGCACGACGAGTACGTGCAGGACATGGCGCTCCGCCGTGTCACCACCGCGCACGACATCGCCAACGCCGTGTGCTTCCTGGCCTCCGACGCCTCGAAGAACATGACGGGCCAGTCGGTGACGGTGGACGGCGGCTGGGATGTTTGA
- a CDS encoding proline racemase family protein, with protein sequence MRSDRVLSTIDFHTAGIGMRLLTSGLGRLPGSTIGEKRRWFQEHLDHLRTGLCLEPRGHRSLLIAVLTESVTPAAHFGLFFIYPGGYYVSCGEGTIGAATVAIETGMVPRQGAETPILIDTEAGAVETIARWEKDRVSEVTLRWTASFVALPGQAVEVEGVGEVPLDIAVGVGNVFAIVEAGRLGVAVRREAAKRIAQRGVAVREAVNAQLRVDVPGLGKTSVDNVLVHELPDRDGVSPNALVWGPGQVDAAPCGSGTCARMALFHHRGLMRVGSTFVSRGLLGLDFTGRIADETEVEGRRAILPEITGTAYLTGMSQFLFDPDDPVRAGYLLEA encoded by the coding sequence ATGCGATCCGATCGCGTGCTCTCGACCATCGACTTCCACACGGCGGGGATCGGAATGCGGCTCCTGACGAGCGGCCTCGGGCGGCTGCCGGGGAGCACGATCGGCGAGAAGCGCCGCTGGTTCCAGGAGCATCTCGATCATCTCCGCACCGGGCTCTGCCTCGAGCCCCGGGGGCACCGCAGCCTCCTCATCGCGGTGCTGACCGAGTCCGTCACGCCCGCGGCCCACTTCGGGCTCTTCTTCATCTATCCGGGCGGCTACTACGTCTCCTGCGGCGAAGGCACCATCGGCGCGGCGACCGTGGCCATCGAGACCGGCATGGTGCCACGCCAGGGCGCGGAGACGCCCATCCTGATCGACACCGAGGCGGGCGCCGTCGAGACGATCGCGCGGTGGGAGAAGGATCGCGTCAGCGAGGTCACGCTCCGCTGGACGGCGTCCTTTGTCGCGCTGCCCGGGCAGGCCGTCGAGGTCGAGGGCGTGGGCGAGGTGCCGCTCGACATCGCGGTCGGCGTCGGCAACGTGTTCGCCATCGTCGAAGCCGGCCGGCTCGGCGTGGCCGTGCGCCGCGAGGCGGCGAAGCGGATCGCCCAGCGCGGCGTGGCGGTGCGTGAGGCGGTCAACGCCCAGCTCCGGGTGGACGTGCCGGGGCTCGGCAAGACGAGCGTGGACAACGTCCTGGTCCACGAGCTGCCGGACCGCGACGGCGTGTCCCCGAACGCGCTCGTGTGGGGTCCGGGCCAGGTGGACGCGGCGCCGTGCGGATCGGGCACGTGCGCGCGCATGGCGCTCTTCCATCACCGCGGGCTCATGCGGGTCGGATCCACGTTCGTGAGCCGCGGGCTCCTCGGGCTCGACTTCACGGGCCGGATCGCCGACGAGACCGAGGTGGAAGGGCGCCGCGCGATCCTGCCCGAGATCACCGGCACCGCCTACCTCACCGGCATGAGCCAGTTCCTGTTCGATCCTGACGACCCGGTTCGCGCGGGTTACTTGCTAGAGGCCTGA
- a CDS encoding D-amino acid dehydrogenase, whose product MKTLVLGGGVVGVTTAYFLAKAGHEVTVVEEKDGLGLEATAANAGIIAPGHSFAWASPRAPRMLWQSLRGAETAIRVRLGADPRLYTWGLRFLRECTAERARRNTLIKLRLCQYSQAVLNDVVRAERIDYHAVTKGALYLYRDSAELETGTKKMALLAEHGQKQEILDAAGVARLEPAFEPVKDRIAGAIRDLGDSSGDAHVFVENLARVCRDKLGVTVRLGVRVAALRAAGDRIDAVVTSDGTLIADTYVLALGVGAPIVARTVGVRLPIYPAKGYSSTFPLKPGGLAPTIPGVDERWLVGWSRLGDRLRLTSTAEFAGYDWGWTPRDFNNILRLTRDLFPDAADYDRGQYRACLRPMTPDGPPILGLGRYRNLFFNCGHGHMGWTMACGTARIVADVMTGRMPEIDLEGLTVRR is encoded by the coding sequence GTGAAGACGCTCGTCCTCGGCGGGGGTGTCGTCGGCGTCACGACGGCATACTTCCTGGCGAAGGCCGGCCACGAGGTCACCGTCGTCGAGGAGAAGGACGGCCTCGGGCTCGAGGCCACCGCCGCCAACGCGGGGATCATCGCGCCCGGCCACTCGTTCGCGTGGGCCTCGCCGCGCGCGCCGCGGATGCTGTGGCAATCCCTGCGAGGCGCGGAAACGGCCATCCGCGTGCGGCTCGGCGCCGACCCGCGACTCTACACGTGGGGGCTGCGTTTCCTCCGCGAGTGCACGGCGGAGCGGGCGCGGCGCAACACCCTGATCAAGCTCCGTCTCTGCCAGTACAGCCAGGCGGTCCTGAACGACGTCGTCCGCGCGGAGCGGATCGACTACCACGCCGTCACGAAGGGTGCGCTCTATCTTTACCGTGATTCGGCCGAGCTGGAGACGGGGACGAAGAAGATGGCGCTCCTCGCGGAGCACGGCCAGAAGCAGGAGATCCTCGACGCGGCCGGCGTCGCGAGGCTCGAGCCCGCCTTCGAGCCGGTCAAGGACAGGATCGCGGGCGCGATCCGCGACCTCGGCGACTCGAGCGGCGACGCGCACGTGTTCGTGGAGAACCTCGCGCGCGTCTGCCGCGACAAGCTCGGCGTGACGGTGCGGCTCGGCGTGCGCGTCGCCGCGCTCCGTGCGGCGGGCGATCGGATCGACGCGGTCGTCACCAGCGACGGGACCCTGATCGCGGACACCTACGTGCTCGCGCTCGGGGTCGGCGCGCCGATCGTGGCGCGCACGGTGGGCGTGCGCCTGCCGATCTATCCCGCGAAGGGCTACTCCTCCACGTTCCCGCTCAAACCCGGCGGTCTCGCGCCGACCATCCCGGGCGTCGACGAGCGCTGGCTCGTCGGCTGGTCGCGCCTCGGCGACCGGCTGCGTCTCACGTCCACCGCGGAGTTCGCCGGCTACGACTGGGGCTGGACGCCGCGCGACTTCAACAACATCCTCCGCCTCACCCGCGACCTCTTCCCCGACGCCGCCGACTACGACCGCGGACAGTACCGCGCCTGCCTCAGGCCGATGACGCCGGATGGGCCGCCGATCCTCGGGCTCGGCCGCTACCGGAACCTCTTCTTCAACTGCGGCCACGGCCACATGGGCTGGACGATGGCCTGCGGCACCGCGCGGATCGTCGCCGACGTCATGACCGGGCGCATGCCCGAGATCGACCTGGAGGGCCTGACCGTCAGACGCTGA
- a CDS encoding hydantoinase B/oxoprolinase family protein, with product MSRAVHPVTLEVVRNALYAIAEEMSVILMRSARSPLLKEAGDLSSALTDAEGRLIAQGRDIPIHMGVMAFTVKEFLKRVPAARLREGDVWFLNLPEVGGNHLPDVKAIRPVFAGDRLVAFAINLAHWADIGGAVPGSYVPWATECYQEGLRISPIRLFSAAGPDREAINLVLANLRVPEEREGDVFAQFAADDVAARRLGELVSRYGVEPLGACFDALHAESEAQMRAALRALPDGAWDGEDWVDDDGVDARPLRVKVRVEIRGDEATFDFAGTDPQARGPVNTTTFIACSAVYYAMKALVAPDVPPNDGCYRPLHVTVPHGTLLHPDPDRPVVGGNHETSQRVVDAVFKALAPVLPDRVSAGGSTTSGVLIFGARTADGRFTVLYEVHGGGEGATAARDGASAIRVHMSNVMNTPTEVIEAEYPFRIEEHALRPGSAGDGTHRGGLGLRRAYRVLAPEVTLTSMLDRRVVPPWGVAGGADALPFRITINPGPHARDFGGKATATLKQGDLVLIETCGGGGYGPPAGRPAEARERDRREADG from the coding sequence ATGAGCCGCGCCGTCCATCCCGTCACGCTCGAGGTCGTCCGCAACGCCCTCTACGCCATCGCGGAGGAGATGAGCGTCATCCTCATGCGCTCGGCCCGCTCGCCGCTGCTCAAGGAGGCGGGCGATCTCTCCTCGGCGCTCACCGACGCCGAGGGGCGGCTCATCGCCCAGGGGCGCGACATCCCCATCCACATGGGGGTCATGGCGTTCACGGTCAAGGAGTTCTTGAAGCGCGTGCCCGCCGCGCGACTGCGCGAGGGCGACGTCTGGTTCCTCAACCTCCCCGAGGTCGGCGGCAACCACCTGCCGGACGTGAAGGCGATCCGTCCCGTCTTCGCCGGCGACCGGCTCGTCGCGTTCGCGATCAACCTGGCGCACTGGGCGGACATCGGCGGCGCGGTGCCCGGCAGCTACGTGCCCTGGGCGACCGAGTGCTATCAGGAAGGCCTGCGCATCTCGCCGATCCGTCTCTTCTCGGCCGCAGGACCCGACCGCGAGGCGATCAACCTCGTCCTCGCGAACCTCCGCGTGCCGGAGGAGCGCGAGGGCGACGTCTTCGCCCAGTTCGCCGCCGACGACGTCGCGGCCCGGCGCCTCGGCGAGCTGGTCTCCCGCTACGGCGTCGAGCCGCTCGGCGCGTGCTTCGACGCGCTCCACGCGGAATCGGAGGCGCAGATGCGCGCCGCCCTCCGGGCGCTCCCCGACGGCGCGTGGGACGGCGAGGACTGGGTCGACGACGACGGCGTGGACGCGCGGCCGCTCCGCGTGAAAGTCCGCGTGGAGATCCGCGGCGACGAGGCGACCTTCGACTTCGCCGGCACGGACCCGCAGGCGCGCGGGCCCGTGAACACGACCACCTTCATCGCCTGCTCGGCCGTGTACTACGCGATGAAGGCGCTCGTCGCGCCCGACGTCCCGCCGAACGACGGCTGCTACCGTCCGCTCCACGTCACCGTGCCGCACGGGACGCTCCTCCACCCGGACCCCGACCGTCCCGTGGTGGGCGGCAATCACGAGACGTCGCAGCGCGTGGTGGACGCGGTCTTCAAGGCGCTCGCGCCCGTGCTGCCGGACCGTGTCTCCGCGGGCGGGTCGACGACGTCCGGCGTCCTCATCTTCGGCGCCCGGACGGCCGACGGGCGCTTCACCGTGCTCTACGAGGTCCACGGCGGCGGCGAGGGCGCGACGGCCGCGCGCGACGGCGCGTCGGCCATCCGCGTGCACATGTCGAACGTCATGAACACGCCGACCGAGGTCATCGAGGCGGAGTACCCGTTCCGGATCGAGGAGCACGCGCTGCGTCCCGGCTCCGCGGGCGACGGCACCCACCGCGGCGGGCTCGGGCTGCGTCGCGCGTACCGCGTGCTCGCGCCAGAGGTGACGCTGACCAGCATGCTCGACCGCCGCGTCGTGCCGCCGTGGGGCGTGGCGGGCGGGGCCGACGCCCTCCCGTTCCGCATCACGATCAATCCCGGTCCGCACGCGCGCGACTTCGGCGGCAAGGCGACGGCGACGCTGAAGCAGGGCGACCTCGTGCTGATCGAGACGTGCGGCGGCGGCGGCTACGGCCCGCCGGCGGGGCGACCGGCCGAGGCGCGCGAGCGGGACCGGCGGGAGGCCGACGGATGA
- a CDS encoding DUF433 domain-containing protein, whose product MAGVEFVVHSDPEILGGTPVFRGTRVPVKNLLDYLAAGDSLDEFLDAFPSVKREQAIAALEIARDLLIAGAHPAR is encoded by the coding sequence ATGGCAGGCGTCGAGTTCGTCGTTCACAGCGACCCTGAGATCCTCGGCGGCACACCTGTCTTCCGTGGAACGCGGGTACCGGTGAAGAACCTTCTCGACTACCTGGCGGCTGGCGATAGCCTTGATGAATTCCTGGACGCTTTTCCATCGGTGAAGCGAGAACAGGCGATCGCTGCTCTCGAAATCGCCCGAGACCTATTGATCGCCGGTGCGCATCCTGCTCGATGA